Proteins from a single region of Streptomyces spectabilis:
- a CDS encoding GNAT family N-acetyltransferase codes for MEITVHRPGELTAADRAAWTALQSKAHLNGSPNLANPFLSPEFTLAVARVRRDVRIAVVREDGEPAAFFPYQRSLTGVGRAVGLGVSDSQGIVHRPGFTWDARHLLRACGLVMYEYDHLVDSQPAFEAGATGSYASPVLDLDQGYDAYLGHLRSHAPKFLRSTRAKGRKLARDHDAVRYVHDERDPKALRTLMAWKSAQYRRTGRSDRFAHAWITQLVHQLFHTRSETFQGLLSVLYAGDAPVAAHFGPRTERVLSCWFPAYDPAFAKYSPGLLLHLHMAEAAAADGIAHLDLGRGQKQYKDSLKTRELTVSEGWVALRHPMALGHRAHRAPVRALRNTVVSRPELFEPADRLLKGLGKIRSRRRKE; via the coding sequence GTGGAGATCACCGTCCACCGCCCCGGCGAACTCACCGCGGCGGACCGGGCGGCCTGGACCGCCCTGCAGTCCAAGGCCCATCTGAACGGCTCGCCGAACCTCGCGAACCCCTTCCTCTCCCCCGAGTTCACGCTCGCCGTGGCCCGGGTGCGGCGCGACGTGCGGATCGCGGTCGTCCGGGAGGACGGCGAGCCCGCCGCGTTCTTCCCGTACCAGAGATCCCTGACCGGGGTCGGCCGCGCCGTCGGCCTCGGCGTCTCCGACAGCCAGGGCATCGTGCACCGGCCGGGCTTCACCTGGGACGCCCGTCACCTCCTGCGCGCCTGCGGCCTGGTGATGTACGAGTACGACCACCTCGTGGACAGCCAGCCGGCGTTCGAGGCCGGGGCCACCGGCTCCTACGCCTCCCCCGTCCTGGATCTCGACCAGGGCTACGACGCCTACCTCGGCCATCTGCGCAGCCATGCGCCGAAGTTCCTGCGCAGCACCCGCGCCAAGGGCCGCAAACTCGCCCGCGACCACGATGCGGTACGCTACGTACACGACGAGCGTGACCCCAAGGCGCTGCGCACGCTGATGGCCTGGAAGTCCGCGCAGTACCGCAGGACCGGCCGCAGCGACCGCTTCGCGCACGCCTGGATCACCCAGCTGGTGCACCAGCTCTTCCACACCCGCTCGGAGACCTTCCAGGGGCTGCTCTCCGTGCTCTACGCCGGCGACGCGCCGGTCGCCGCGCACTTCGGGCCGCGCACCGAGCGCGTGCTCTCCTGCTGGTTCCCGGCCTACGACCCGGCGTTCGCGAAGTACTCGCCCGGCCTGCTGCTGCATCTGCACATGGCCGAGGCGGCCGCCGCCGACGGCATCGCCCACCTCGATCTCGGGCGCGGCCAGAAGCAGTACAAGGACTCCCTCAAGACACGGGAACTGACCGTGTCCGAGGGGTGGGTGGCGCTGCGCCACCCCATGGCTCTCGGCCATCGTGCGCATCGCGCGCCGGTCCGGGCGCTGCGCAACACCGTCGTATCCCGACCGGAATTGTTCGAACCGGCGGATCGCCTGCTCAAGGGCCTGGGAAAGATCCGTTCCCGGCGTCGGAAAGAGTGA
- a CDS encoding glycosyltransferase family 2 protein codes for MSSVVRPFNSGQDPLIDPSKNGSAAKSARPSTTKSGLPAIPSQHQYRPVSSHLAIAPPVSIVIPAMNEAENLPYVFKTLPEWIHEVVLVDGNSTDDTVKVARELWPDVKVVRQLGKGKGDALITGFEACTGDIIVMVDADGSADGHEIVSYVSALVSGADFAKGSRFANGGGTDDMTLIRKLGNFALCAVVNAKFGARYTDLCYGYNAFWRHCLDKIELDCTGFEVETLMNIRVVKAGLKVQEIPSHEYLRIHGVSNLRAVRDGLRVLKVILTERSNRRTQRRSTRAAALSAGQGEVS; via the coding sequence ATGAGTTCCGTTGTGCGCCCGTTCAATTCGGGCCAAGATCCTTTAATCGACCCTTCGAAGAACGGCTCCGCCGCGAAGTCGGCGCGGCCGTCCACGACCAAAAGCGGATTGCCCGCCATTCCGAGCCAGCACCAATACCGGCCGGTCTCCTCACACCTGGCGATTGCGCCTCCGGTGAGCATCGTGATTCCCGCGATGAACGAAGCGGAGAATCTTCCCTATGTGTTCAAGACCCTGCCCGAGTGGATCCATGAAGTCGTCCTCGTGGACGGCAATTCCACGGACGACACGGTCAAGGTCGCGCGCGAGCTGTGGCCGGACGTGAAGGTCGTCCGGCAGCTCGGCAAGGGCAAGGGCGACGCGCTCATCACCGGCTTCGAGGCGTGCACCGGCGACATCATCGTGATGGTCGACGCGGACGGCTCGGCCGACGGCCACGAGATCGTCTCCTACGTCTCCGCGCTCGTCTCCGGCGCCGACTTCGCCAAGGGCTCCCGGTTCGCCAACGGCGGCGGCACGGACGACATGACGCTCATCCGCAAGCTCGGCAACTTCGCCCTGTGCGCGGTCGTGAACGCCAAGTTCGGCGCCCGGTACACGGACCTGTGCTACGGCTACAACGCCTTCTGGCGGCACTGCCTCGACAAGATCGAGCTCGACTGCACCGGCTTCGAGGTCGAGACGCTGATGAACATCCGCGTCGTCAAGGCGGGGCTCAAGGTCCAGGAGATCCCGAGCCACGAGTACCTGCGCATCCACGGCGTGAGCAATCTCCGCGCGGTGCGCGACGGCCTGCGGGTGCTCAAGGTGATCCTCACCGAGCGCTCCAACAGGCGTACCCAACGGCGGAGCACACGCGCCGCCGCCCTCTCGGCGGGCCAGGGAGAGGTTTCTTGA
- a CDS encoding lipopolysaccharide biosynthesis protein: MSDTTTAQAEVTGTTSSTGGAPPTGGKERRSRRMRLPGAGGGSPLFRNAYALMLNTGISGLLGLGFWLAAARYYSESAVGQGSAAIAAMKLLAGVTAVTLTGALARFIPVAGRATGKLIFRTYAGSSVIVGFVALLFLFTLDLWGPSYRFLHGPLAGIGFVAAVVAWCLLTLQDGVLTGLRSAFWVPVGNTVFSVVKLVLLIALAAAIPTAGVFVSWVAAIALSVVPLGWLVFRRLVPRHVRVTEGKAQPPSMREIGRFLAGDYTGSLFSLAVVYLVPVIVASQVSSEDNAYFYITTTIAGTMNLLAINMGASLTVEGAHDPARLAANTRAALRRMLRIMLPICAITFLGAPYILHVFGQGYSEAATPLLRWFAVGTALRIVMETYFAVLRAQSRTSGLAWLQGLLCALVLGLTLVLLPRMGLTGAGVAEISSLAVIVTIAAPKLYAITHRTPPEAAPDGDLADLGTSDVPVSPQARPQGPALAKAPGHQHGPAWALRDSLDADTLQLAIHRADLDHQERRPDVRPGPATPVFGTRAYPGSGHTTGGGMDGHRPTWAVGRPFGGTPSRGTPVERPDTARAPGSATGSAAVPSPGQGSPGSPGMKTPTPVTGTPASRGTAGGTAAKSPAPPAGSPAPAAPAPPAPRRTAPAASRAPLVLGLLLALALGLYWVPALGLGEGDLDAMGGLGLVSVLPVPTLVGAVLLVVVFASLLRLERPLTWLLAVTLVATVVSLHALPAVIETEPRFATAWQHLGFMEYIDRTGTAAPDLDARWSWPGFFAGATFLAEACGVSDLTELIRWWPLAVQLLYLPPMFLLTRHMRASWRAKWTGLWLFVLSGWVGQDYFSPQGFTYLLYIVFVAILLVWFRAPRVLWSKRRPGEAEVEPADRRQQAVLLLVLMGLFAATVPAHQLTPFVMLGVVTALVLVRRCELRGLPLLFGVLVVLWLGFLAEPYWSGHFDELFGGVGGVGGNVSSSVSGRIEGGDPTHKLVLYTRVALAGSLLALACCGWLRRRRLKYREVSLVVLAFVPFLGFGMQSYGGEMALRVFMFALPGVALLGGLALFPRTGATAKERDRDRVSLAPYAALLAGLVLVGGFLVARWGNEPFERVRTGEVAAMEYVYAHDDPTVRLLWMSNDTVNNVTPAIPWGKQDPEKVEYVPTLAPPDPDLVSGVVKALKDSGPNSYLMVNRGQTVYLQMDSGYPEHWDTRLVRNLDKRADLKKVFSNADATLYTLRERPDGAVPKADPGAVGPKVTWTPWSVVGALAVVALVLLLAAREVVRVAARPSVAQQRWLQSSFWFSLPLLAVFLASLIQRFLTMA; encoded by the coding sequence GTGTCTGACACGACCACCGCACAGGCAGAGGTCACTGGGACCACCAGCAGTACCGGCGGCGCACCGCCGACCGGCGGAAAGGAGAGAAGGTCCCGGAGGATGCGTCTGCCAGGGGCGGGCGGGGGCAGCCCGCTGTTCCGCAACGCGTACGCGCTCATGCTGAACACCGGCATTTCCGGTCTGCTCGGCCTGGGCTTCTGGCTGGCCGCCGCGCGCTACTACTCGGAGTCGGCGGTCGGCCAGGGCTCGGCGGCCATCGCGGCGATGAAGCTCCTCGCGGGCGTCACCGCCGTGACGCTCACGGGCGCCCTCGCGCGCTTCATCCCGGTGGCGGGCCGCGCCACCGGAAAGCTCATCTTCCGCACCTACGCGGGCAGTTCGGTCATCGTCGGGTTCGTGGCGCTGCTCTTCCTGTTCACGCTCGACCTGTGGGGCCCCTCGTACCGCTTCCTGCACGGGCCGCTCGCCGGGATCGGCTTCGTCGCGGCGGTCGTGGCCTGGTGTCTGCTCACGCTCCAGGACGGCGTGCTCACGGGCCTGCGCAGCGCGTTCTGGGTGCCGGTGGGCAACACCGTGTTCTCCGTGGTCAAGCTCGTCCTGCTGATCGCCCTCGCCGCGGCCATCCCGACGGCCGGGGTATTCGTGTCGTGGGTGGCCGCCATCGCCCTGTCGGTGGTGCCGCTCGGCTGGCTGGTGTTCCGGCGCCTCGTGCCGCGCCACGTGCGGGTCACCGAGGGCAAGGCGCAGCCGCCGTCGATGCGCGAGATAGGGCGCTTCCTCGCCGGTGACTACACGGGCTCGCTGTTCTCGCTCGCCGTGGTGTACCTGGTCCCGGTGATCGTCGCCTCGCAGGTCAGCTCCGAGGACAACGCGTACTTCTACATCACGACGACCATCGCGGGCACCATGAACCTGCTGGCGATCAACATGGGTGCCTCGCTGACCGTCGAGGGGGCGCACGACCCGGCGCGGCTCGCCGCGAACACCCGCGCGGCGCTGCGCCGCATGCTGCGGATCATGCTGCCGATCTGCGCGATCACCTTCCTGGGCGCGCCCTACATCCTGCACGTGTTCGGGCAGGGCTACTCCGAGGCGGCGACACCGCTGCTGCGCTGGTTCGCGGTGGGGACGGCGCTGCGGATCGTCATGGAGACGTACTTCGCCGTCCTGCGGGCACAGAGCCGCACGTCCGGGCTTGCCTGGCTGCAGGGCCTGCTGTGCGCGCTCGTCCTCGGTCTGACCCTCGTCCTGCTGCCGCGGATGGGCCTGACGGGCGCGGGCGTCGCGGAGATCTCCAGCCTCGCGGTGATCGTGACGATCGCGGCGCCCAAGCTGTACGCGATCACGCACCGGACTCCACCGGAGGCGGCCCCGGACGGCGACCTCGCGGACCTCGGCACCTCGGACGTCCCGGTGTCACCGCAGGCCCGCCCGCAGGGCCCCGCCCTCGCCAAGGCCCCCGGGCACCAGCACGGCCCGGCGTGGGCCCTGCGCGACTCCCTCGACGCGGACACCCTGCAACTGGCCATCCACCGGGCCGACCTGGATCATCAGGAGCGCAGGCCGGACGTGCGGCCGGGCCCGGCGACGCCGGTGTTCGGCACGCGGGCGTATCCGGGTTCGGGGCACACGACGGGGGGCGGCATGGACGGGCACCGGCCCACCTGGGCCGTGGGGCGGCCGTTCGGCGGCACGCCGTCGCGCGGGACACCCGTGGAGCGCCCGGACACCGCCCGCGCCCCGGGTTCCGCCACGGGGTCGGCCGCCGTGCCGTCACCGGGGCAGGGCTCGCCCGGTTCACCGGGCATGAAGACACCGACACCCGTCACGGGCACCCCGGCCTCCCGGGGCACGGCAGGGGGCACCGCGGCGAAGTCGCCCGCGCCGCCCGCCGGTTCACCGGCGCCCGCCGCCCCCGCGCCCCCGGCGCCGCGCCGCACCGCCCCGGCCGCGTCCCGCGCCCCGCTGGTGCTCGGGCTGCTCCTCGCGCTCGCCCTCGGCCTGTACTGGGTGCCCGCGCTCGGGCTCGGCGAGGGCGACCTCGACGCGATGGGCGGGCTCGGTCTCGTCTCCGTGCTGCCGGTGCCCACGTTGGTCGGCGCGGTGCTCCTCGTGGTCGTGTTCGCCTCGCTGCTCCGTCTGGAGCGGCCCCTGACCTGGCTGCTCGCGGTGACGCTCGTCGCCACCGTGGTGTCGCTGCACGCGCTGCCCGCCGTCATCGAGACCGAGCCGCGGTTCGCGACGGCCTGGCAGCACCTGGGCTTCATGGAGTACATCGACAGGACCGGCACGGCGGCGCCCGACCTGGACGCGCGCTGGAGCTGGCCCGGGTTCTTCGCGGGCGCCACGTTCCTCGCCGAGGCCTGCGGCGTCTCGGACCTGACCGAGCTCATCCGCTGGTGGCCGCTGGCCGTCCAGCTCCTGTACCTGCCGCCGATGTTCCTGCTCACGCGCCACATGCGGGCGAGCTGGCGGGCCAAGTGGACGGGCCTGTGGCTCTTCGTCCTGAGCGGCTGGGTGGGCCAGGACTACTTCTCCCCGCAGGGCTTCACGTATCTGCTGTACATCGTCTTCGTGGCGATCCTGCTCGTGTGGTTCCGCGCGCCCCGCGTGCTCTGGTCGAAGCGGCGGCCCGGCGAGGCCGAGGTGGAGCCCGCGGACCGGCGGCAGCAGGCGGTGCTGCTCCTGGTCCTCATGGGCCTGTTCGCGGCCACGGTGCCCGCGCACCAGCTGACGCCGTTCGTGATGCTCGGCGTCGTCACGGCCCTCGTGCTCGTGCGCCGCTGCGAACTGCGGGGCCTGCCGCTGCTCTTCGGCGTCCTCGTGGTGCTCTGGCTCGGCTTCCTCGCGGAGCCGTACTGGTCGGGCCACTTCGACGAGCTGTTCGGCGGCGTCGGCGGCGTCGGCGGCAATGTGTCCTCGTCGGTCTCCGGCCGGATCGAGGGCGGCGACCCCACACACAAGCTGGTCCTGTACACGCGCGTGGCGCTCGCCGGGAGCCTGCTCGCGCTCGCCTGCTGCGGCTGGCTGCGCAGGCGCAGGCTCAAGTACCGCGAGGTGTCCCTCGTCGTCCTGGCCTTCGTGCCGTTCCTGGGCTTCGGCATGCAGAGCTACGGCGGCGAGATGGCGCTGCGCGTCTTCATGTTCGCGCTGCCGGGGGTGGCCCTCCTCGGCGGGCTCGCGCTGTTCCCGCGCACCGGCGCCACCGCCAAGGAGCGGGACCGCGACCGGGTGAGCCTCGCGCCGTACGCCGCGCTGCTCGCGGGGCTCGTCCTGGTGGGCGGCTTCCTGGTGGCCCGCTGGGGCAACGAGCCCTTCGAGCGCGTCAGGACGGGCGAGGTCGCCGCCATGGAGTACGTGTACGCGCACGACGACCCGACGGTGCGGCTGCTGTGGATGAGCAACGACACCGTCAACAACGTGACCCCGGCGATCCCCTGGGGCAAGCAGGACCCCGAGAAGGTCGAGTACGTGCCCACGCTCGCGCCGCCCGACCCGGACCTGGTGTCGGGCGTGGTGAAGGCGCTCAAGGACTCCGGACCCAACTCGTATCTGATGGTCAACCGCGGTCAGACAGTGTACCTCCAGATGGACTCGGGCTATCCGGAGCACTGGGACACCCGCCTGGTGCGGAACCTGGACAAGCGCGCGGATCTGAAGAAGGTCTTCAGCAACGCCGACGCGACGCTGTACACGCTGCGCGAGCGGCCCGACGGCGCGGTCCCGAAGGCGGACCCGGGCGCGGTCGGCCCCAAGGTGACGTGGACGCCGTGGTCGGTGGTCGGCGCCCTCGCGGTCGTGGCGCTCGTGCTGCTCCTCGCGGCGCGCGAGGTGGTGCGGGTCGCGGCCCGGCCGAGCGTGGCACAGCAGCGCTGGCTGCAGAGCAGCTTCTGGTTCTCGCTTCCGCTGCTCGCGGTGTTCCTCGCGTCGCTGATCCAGCGGTTCCTGACGATGGCGTAG
- a CDS encoding SGNH/GDSL hydrolase family protein: protein MRLSRFAAYASSLLLAAAATLTGVGAAHADSGDRQSAAPTYVALGDSYSSGVGAGNYDSGSGSCKRSTRAFPALWAAANAPSGFSFTACSGARTDDVLASQMGPLNSGTGLVSITVGGNDAGFSDVMTTCVLQSEDNCVARVNQAKAYVDSTLPGKLDRVYTAIKSKSPSARVVVLGYPRFYKLGGSCLAGLSERERTAINGGADHLNAALAKRAADHGFAFGDVTTTFAGHEICSGAPWLHSVVWTNIGESYHPTAAGQSGGYLPVFSRTAS, encoded by the coding sequence ATGAGATTGTCCCGTTTCGCGGCATACGCTTCCTCGCTCCTTCTCGCCGCGGCTGCCACCCTCACCGGGGTGGGCGCCGCGCACGCCGACTCCGGCGACCGACAGAGCGCGGCCCCCACCTATGTGGCGCTCGGGGACTCCTATTCGTCCGGCGTCGGCGCGGGCAACTACGACAGCGGCAGCGGCAGCTGCAAGCGCAGCACCCGCGCCTTCCCGGCGCTGTGGGCCGCGGCCAACGCGCCCTCCGGCTTCAGCTTCACGGCCTGTTCCGGCGCGCGCACCGACGACGTGCTCGCGAGCCAGATGGGGCCGCTCAACTCCGGCACCGGCCTCGTCTCGATCACCGTCGGCGGCAACGACGCGGGCTTCAGCGACGTCATGACGACCTGTGTCCTGCAGTCCGAGGACAACTGCGTGGCGCGCGTCAACCAGGCCAAGGCGTACGTCGACTCGACCCTGCCCGGCAAACTCGACCGCGTGTACACGGCGATCAAGAGCAAGTCACCGTCCGCCCGCGTCGTCGTCCTCGGCTACCCCCGCTTCTACAAGCTCGGCGGCAGCTGCCTCGCCGGTCTCTCCGAGCGCGAGCGCACCGCCATCAACGGCGGCGCCGACCATCTGAACGCGGCGCTCGCCAAGCGCGCCGCCGACCACGGCTTCGCCTTCGGCGACGTCACCACCACGTTCGCCGGGCACGAGATCTGCTCCGGCGCCCCGTGGCTGCACAGCGTCGTGTGGACCAACATCGGCGAGTCGTACCACCCGACCGCCGCGGGCCAGTCCGGCGGCTATCTGCCCGTCTTCAGCAGGACCGCGTCCTGA
- a CDS encoding polysaccharide deacetylase family protein, whose product MTRRGIPIFMYHSVAPQPNDATHELSVSPEAFGEQMEVLRALGCTPLTTAQLAWHWRNPSRPLPTRPVLITFDDGYEGVHRHAMPVLAKQGFASTLFIATGWLRGTYDTGGGLDTMLTWDQVRDLAESDVEIGGHSHTHPQLDQLSDDALWFEVIRCKEILAAELGSPPVSFAYPYGYSSRRVRRTVRGAGFCQSLAVGNTLARRGQGPYALRRVTVRRSTGPEEFERLAEGRSITRTFAGDRVLTKGYAIVRRCQQARRKAARSRV is encoded by the coding sequence ATGACCCGAAGAGGGATCCCCATATTCATGTACCACTCGGTCGCGCCGCAGCCGAACGACGCGACGCACGAGCTGTCCGTGTCCCCGGAGGCGTTCGGGGAGCAGATGGAGGTGCTCCGCGCGCTCGGCTGCACCCCGCTCACCACCGCGCAGCTGGCCTGGCACTGGCGCAACCCGAGCCGGCCGCTGCCCACCCGGCCGGTCCTGATCACCTTCGACGACGGCTACGAGGGCGTGCACCGGCACGCCATGCCCGTGCTCGCCAAGCAGGGGTTCGCCTCGACGCTGTTCATCGCGACGGGCTGGCTGCGCGGCACGTACGACACCGGGGGCGGCCTCGACACCATGCTCACCTGGGACCAGGTGCGCGACCTCGCCGAGTCCGACGTGGAGATCGGCGGGCACAGCCACACCCATCCGCAGCTCGACCAGCTCTCGGACGACGCCCTGTGGTTCGAGGTGATCCGCTGCAAGGAGATCCTGGCGGCCGAACTCGGCTCCCCGCCGGTGTCGTTCGCCTACCCGTACGGCTACTCCAGCCGCCGGGTGCGGCGCACGGTGCGGGGCGCCGGGTTCTGCCAGTCGCTCGCCGTGGGGAACACCCTGGCACGCAGAGGCCAGGGCCCGTACGCGCTGCGCCGGGTGACGGTGCGGCGCAGTACGGGCCCGGAGGAGTTCGAGCGGCTCGCCGAGGGCCGTTCGATCACCCGGACCTTCGCCGGGGACCGGGTCCTCACCAAGGGATACGCGATAGTCCGCCGTTGCCAACAAGCCCGCCGGAAGGCAGCTCGCTCCCGTGTCTGA
- a CDS encoding glycosyltransferase family 2 protein, protein MITISVVICVYTEDRWEDILSAVASVRAQSRPAHETLLVVDHNTSLRERLAKEYKEAPHVRVLANAGPRGLSAGRNTGIAASGGEVIAFLDDDAVAERDWLLRFAEAYDDPQVFAVGGATRPVWASRRRPAWFPEEFDWVVGCMYRGHPTGRVRVRNVLGGNASFRRTAFESAGGFATGIGRDGDKRPLGCEETELCIRLTRARPDAVLLIDDRAVIHHRVPAARERFRYFRTRAYAEGLSKALVARSVGADKGLESERRYTTRVLPAGVGRGLRDALLGRPGGAGRAGAIVTGVVAAAGGYVIGSVRARRAGTEFSVVDVVEGPEERRSEGATG, encoded by the coding sequence TTGATCACTATCTCGGTGGTCATCTGCGTGTACACCGAGGACCGCTGGGAGGACATCCTCTCGGCGGTCGCCTCGGTCCGGGCGCAGTCCCGCCCGGCGCACGAGACCCTCCTCGTGGTCGACCACAACACATCGCTGCGAGAACGCCTCGCCAAGGAGTACAAGGAGGCGCCGCACGTGCGGGTGCTCGCGAACGCGGGCCCCCGCGGCCTGTCCGCGGGCCGCAACACCGGCATCGCCGCGTCCGGCGGCGAGGTCATCGCCTTCCTCGACGACGACGCGGTCGCCGAGCGCGACTGGCTGCTGCGCTTCGCCGAGGCCTACGACGACCCGCAGGTGTTCGCCGTCGGCGGCGCCACCCGGCCGGTGTGGGCCTCGCGGCGCAGGCCCGCCTGGTTCCCCGAGGAGTTCGACTGGGTCGTCGGGTGCATGTACCGGGGCCACCCGACCGGCCGGGTGCGGGTGCGCAACGTGCTCGGCGGCAACGCCTCCTTCCGGCGCACCGCCTTCGAGTCCGCAGGCGGCTTCGCCACCGGCATCGGCCGCGACGGCGACAAGCGCCCGCTGGGCTGCGAGGAGACGGAGCTGTGCATCCGGCTCACCCGCGCCCGGCCGGACGCCGTGCTGCTCATCGACGACCGGGCGGTCATCCACCACCGGGTGCCCGCCGCCCGCGAGCGGTTCCGCTACTTCCGCACCCGCGCCTACGCCGAGGGGCTCTCCAAGGCCCTGGTGGCCCGCAGCGTGGGGGCGGACAAGGGCCTGGAGTCCGAGCGGCGCTACACCACGCGGGTGCTGCCCGCCGGGGTGGGGCGCGGTCTGCGGGACGCGCTGCTCGGCCGCCCCGGCGGCGCGGGCCGCGCGGGCGCCATCGTGACGGGCGTGGTCGCGGCGGCCGGTGGGTACGTCATCGGGAGCGTTCGCGCGCGCAGGGCGGGGACGGAGTTCTCCGTCGTGGACGTGGTGGAGGGCCCCGAGGAGAGACGCAGCGAGGGGGCGACCGGATGA
- a CDS encoding GH39 family glycosyl hydrolase, translating to MRRHGWNSDTRKWRLAALLGVGAAALALVLTVLTLPDERGGSTAGTTRDGDKVHGTPVAPPPPGQAEVGWGFTHTQHSADQGEDAAVARAEKLLKGKPRPLPQVQHIMGWGSGNPEPVKGRYDFGAMDRRIDFIRATGGTPVVTLCCAPDWMKGGKSGSDNTNWSKTSLETAPEPEHFDDFARLAATVAKRYPDVRHFIVWNELKGFWNSTEHRWDYEGYTELYNRVYAALKAVNKDIMVGGPYVVMNSVDPRQTDGVAKEPKGPWGRMDQRSLDAFDYWNENKKGADFVVVDGASYTVDDELIPDEFGAADKLTDVSSWLRERTEGLPLWWAEYYVEPGDAKDNRDDWSEAHRVAVHASGLIALVRGGATSGFYWNPQKSSGDCAGCLWNSTQQAGGGRGEPILDLLARFSAAFPPGTTYEKVTVADDDVPNVRVLADDKTVLVVNTLDRPISAKVDGKRFDLAGYGVKWLDR from the coding sequence ATGCGACGGCATGGGTGGAACTCGGATACGCGGAAGTGGCGTCTCGCCGCTCTGCTCGGCGTTGGTGCGGCCGCTCTGGCCCTGGTCCTGACCGTGCTCACGCTGCCCGACGAACGCGGCGGCAGCACCGCGGGCACCACGAGGGACGGCGACAAGGTGCACGGCACCCCGGTGGCCCCGCCGCCCCCGGGGCAGGCGGAGGTCGGCTGGGGCTTCACACACACCCAGCACAGCGCCGACCAGGGCGAGGACGCCGCCGTCGCGCGCGCGGAGAAGCTGCTCAAGGGGAAGCCGCGCCCGCTGCCGCAGGTCCAGCACATCATGGGCTGGGGCTCGGGCAACCCCGAACCGGTCAAGGGGCGCTACGACTTCGGCGCCATGGACCGCCGCATCGACTTCATCCGCGCCACCGGCGGCACGCCCGTCGTCACCCTGTGCTGCGCCCCCGACTGGATGAAGGGCGGCAAGTCCGGCTCCGACAACACGAACTGGAGCAAGACCTCCCTGGAGACCGCCCCGGAGCCCGAGCACTTCGACGACTTCGCCCGGCTCGCCGCGACCGTCGCCAAGCGCTATCCGGACGTACGGCACTTCATCGTCTGGAACGAGCTCAAGGGCTTCTGGAACAGCACCGAGCACCGCTGGGACTACGAGGGCTACACCGAGCTGTACAACCGCGTCTACGCGGCGCTGAAGGCCGTGAACAAGGACATCATGGTCGGCGGCCCGTACGTGGTGATGAACAGCGTCGACCCGCGCCAGACCGACGGCGTCGCCAAGGAGCCGAAGGGCCCCTGGGGCCGCATGGACCAGCGCTCCCTCGACGCCTTCGACTACTGGAACGAGAACAAGAAGGGCGCCGACTTCGTGGTCGTCGACGGCGCCAGCTACACGGTCGACGACGAGCTGATCCCCGACGAGTTCGGGGCCGCGGACAAGCTGACGGACGTCAGCAGCTGGCTGCGCGAGCGCACCGAAGGACTGCCCCTGTGGTGGGCCGAGTACTACGTGGAACCCGGCGACGCCAAGGACAACCGCGACGACTGGTCCGAGGCGCACCGCGTGGCCGTGCACGCCTCCGGCCTCATCGCCCTGGTCCGCGGCGGCGCCACGAGCGGCTTCTACTGGAACCCGCAGAAGAGCTCCGGCGACTGCGCGGGCTGCCTGTGGAACTCGACGCAGCAGGCCGGCGGCGGCCGCGGGGAGCCGATACTGGACCTGCTCGCACGGTTCTCCGCCGCCTTCCCGCCCGGCACCACGTACGAGAAGGTCACCGTCGCCGACGACGACGTGCCGAACGTCCGCGTCCTCGCCGACGACAAGACCGTCCTCGTCGTCAACACCCTCGACCGGCCCATCAGCGCGAAGGTGGACGGCAAGCGGTTCGACCTCGCCGGGTACGGGGTGAAGTGGCTCGACCGCTGA